One stretch of Paenibacillus sp. FSL R5-0341 DNA includes these proteins:
- a CDS encoding FusB/FusC family EF-G-binding protein — protein sequence MQTPFIQNHQFNYIQKQADFLLKTLRSVVDPKVLETVRYTVGTNAVSIFDELTPEQKQLLEQLSTYETTHELQTYLNRLEAYLIPYPQVSAKQIQKLFPKVKKLKVPDLESIDYARTTYLRWTDIATDRLFIVYPYEGRFLGIEGRITATNKKGYCMFCHRHQELGFFNVKTKSYTPDNISSVAQYVCMDNTACNHSITDTSMLEKFLFSTVK from the coding sequence ATGCAAACACCATTTATTCAGAATCATCAATTTAATTATATTCAAAAACAAGCTGACTTCCTGCTGAAAACGCTACGCTCGGTTGTAGATCCAAAAGTATTGGAAACCGTTCGTTATACGGTCGGCACAAATGCGGTGAGCATCTTCGATGAACTCACTCCGGAGCAGAAGCAACTGCTGGAGCAGTTATCCACGTATGAGACGACACATGAATTGCAGACGTATCTGAACCGGCTGGAAGCATATCTGATTCCATATCCGCAAGTATCCGCGAAGCAGATTCAGAAGCTGTTTCCCAAGGTAAAGAAGCTTAAGGTGCCGGATCTGGAATCCATCGATTACGCGCGTACAACTTATCTGAGATGGACCGATATTGCTACCGATCGCTTGTTCATCGTGTATCCGTATGAAGGCAGATTCCTAGGGATTGAGGGGCGAATTACGGCGACGAACAAGAAGGGATACTGTATGTTCTGTCATCGCCATCAGGAGCTCGGATTCTTCAACGTGAAGACCAAGAGTTATACGCCAGACAATATTTCTTCTGTAGCCCAGTACGTATGCATGGATAACACAGCTTGCAACCATAGCATCACCGATACCAGTATGTTGGAGAAGTTTCTTTTCT
- a CDS encoding retropepsin-like aspartic protease, with protein sequence MKIEYREGLLFTELIILFNGNRKRINNIVIDTGASHTLISQDEVDDIGILVGVEDEIITSYGIGGKEHAFSKRVEGIQVGDFVLKDIPIDFTSFKYHNINGLLGLDILIEGKFNVDLEKFKLYHL encoded by the coding sequence ATGAAAATTGAATATAGAGAAGGACTATTATTCACTGAACTAATAATCCTTTTTAACGGAAATAGAAAAAGGATCAATAACATAGTTATTGATACGGGAGCAAGTCATACCTTGATTTCACAGGATGAAGTAGACGATATTGGCATTCTAGTTGGGGTAGAGGATGAGATTATAACAAGTTACGGAATTGGCGGTAAGGAACATGCTTTTAGTAAGCGTGTCGAGGGAATACAGGTGGGAGATTTTGTTTTAAAGGATATTCCAATAGATTTTACTTCATTTAAATATCATAATATTAACGGTTTATTAGGACTGGACATACTTATAGAAGGCAAATTCAATGTAGATCTAGAAAAATTTAAACTATATCATCTATAA
- a CDS encoding histidine kinase → MHIWKRLMPFQGTTRSRFSLFAKINLLIVVLFIPILIMYTYSNNVTYDVVSKELQISNTKQLTFLSSQIDSRINQMMDFSLILSRDPNVRAFNGLNMWDDRYDRMQTRYVIQEKMMLQTGVTDIWPTRYAVHSQQNEDVIANYNRTTGYDEAYLKKNMSGQWTYGDQGAESKDKLQSFYWFYTDSLAQPGMLTGSNLVIEASFSYENIQNMLDTYKAGGQGDPFLYHKGNSPILNRSADKQLSAELIQYLDTHSPEDTTQDVVELNGKNYLVSSVKSTYLDWHLVDVIPLYQILKPISLSQNLFYTCMILLLVVGISASILLYRNVQYPIKKLIKGLRRVEQGDYSVRLHSKNQNEFSFLFRRFNDMSHQIQDLIENVFHEKIRAREATLKQLQAQINPHFLYNCLGYIINMAQMKDEQAVVSMAHNLSAYYRYTTRMERETSSLQEEIKLLINYLDIQKLRNGRIEYHIDIPEDMLSQSVPRLMLQPMVENSVIHGVAKSYSSGEIRITGERLNGFGRIYIDDDGPGLSPEQYEALNLKMQEPLQEEMGCGLWNTHQRITHLFGSHSYLLFGPSPLGGFRTEIIWEIPKEDTDSDKGNTDTT, encoded by the coding sequence ATGCATATATGGAAGCGCTTAATGCCATTTCAAGGTACTACCAGATCCCGATTCAGTCTGTTTGCCAAAATAAACTTGTTAATTGTGGTCTTATTCATCCCTATTCTGATCATGTACACCTACTCGAACAACGTCACCTATGATGTCGTCAGCAAAGAACTGCAGATCTCCAACACGAAACAGCTCACGTTTTTGTCCAGTCAGATCGACTCCCGAATCAATCAGATGATGGATTTCAGCCTGATTCTCTCCCGAGACCCGAATGTCAGAGCGTTCAACGGCCTTAACATGTGGGATGATCGATATGACCGGATGCAGACCCGTTATGTGATACAAGAGAAGATGATGCTGCAAACCGGTGTTACTGATATATGGCCCACCCGATATGCGGTGCATTCACAGCAGAATGAAGATGTCATCGCCAACTACAATCGAACCACAGGGTATGATGAAGCGTATTTGAAAAAGAATATGAGCGGACAATGGACCTATGGGGACCAAGGTGCGGAATCAAAAGACAAGCTGCAATCCTTCTATTGGTTCTATACCGATTCCTTGGCACAGCCGGGAATGCTCACGGGAAGTAATCTGGTGATTGAAGCGAGCTTCAGTTATGAGAATATTCAAAATATGCTGGATACGTATAAGGCTGGCGGACAAGGCGATCCTTTCTTGTATCACAAAGGAAATTCACCCATTCTCAATCGAAGCGCGGACAAGCAGTTATCTGCAGAACTCATTCAATATCTGGATACGCACTCTCCCGAAGATACCACACAGGATGTGGTCGAACTGAACGGCAAGAACTATCTGGTTAGCTCAGTAAAGTCCACTTATCTGGATTGGCATCTGGTTGATGTGATCCCGCTGTATCAGATTCTGAAACCCATCTCGCTTAGTCAGAATCTGTTCTACACCTGTATGATCCTGCTCCTGGTGGTGGGGATCTCTGCGTCAATCCTGCTGTACCGGAATGTGCAATATCCGATCAAAAAGCTGATCAAAGGCTTACGCCGCGTAGAGCAAGGAGATTATTCTGTCCGACTGCATAGCAAAAACCAGAATGAGTTCTCATTCCTGTTCCGTAGATTTAATGATATGTCCCATCAGATTCAGGATCTGATCGAGAATGTGTTCCATGAGAAAATTAGAGCCAGGGAAGCAACGCTGAAGCAGTTGCAGGCCCAGATCAATCCCCATTTCCTATATAATTGTCTTGGTTATATCATCAACATGGCCCAGATGAAGGACGAGCAAGCCGTCGTCTCCATGGCGCATAACCTAAGTGCATATTATCGCTACACCACCCGTATGGAACGGGAGACGTCGTCGCTACAAGAAGAGATCAAGCTGCTGATCAACTATCTGGATATCCAGAAGCTGCGTAATGGTAGAATTGAGTATCACATTGATATCCCTGAGGATATGCTCTCCCAGTCGGTGCCACGATTAATGCTTCAACCGATGGTCGAGAATTCCGTCATACATGGTGTAGCGAAGTCCTATTCATCCGGGGAAATCCGAATTACCGGGGAGCGTTTGAATGGTTTTGGCCGAATATACATCGACGACGATGGTCCAGGCTTAAGCCCGGAACAGTACGAAGCGCTGAACTTGAAAATGCAGGAACCTTTACAAGAAGAAATGGGCTGCGGCCTTTGGAATACGCACCAACGAATCACGCACCTGTTCGGCAGTCACTCCTACCTCCTATTCGGCCCATCCCCACTAGGCGGATTCCGAACCGAAATCATCTGGGAGATACCAAAAGAGGACACAGATTCCGATAAAGGTAATACCGATACAACTTGA
- a CDS encoding ABC transporter permease subunit, with protein MVLPAAIMVFIFSYIPMSGILMAFQDYKPALGFFNSEWVGLKHFRYMWENDYFLQITWNTLFFACTKIVMNLIIPFIFALLLNEVRKMALKRTIQTLVYLPHFLSWVTLSGILIDILAQTGIVNQFLVSVFGIKPIFFLGDGSWFRFTIIASDVWKEFGFNTIIFLAALSGINPALYEAAEVDGAGRWKQTMYITIPALIPIGIVIATLALGNVLNANFDQIFNLYSPLIYQQGDIIDTFVYREGLLSGQFSFATAVNLFKSVISLILIVISYRLAYRFAGYRIF; from the coding sequence ATGGTGTTGCCGGCGGCCATTATGGTCTTTATATTTTCATACATTCCGATGTCCGGGATTTTGATGGCATTTCAAGATTATAAACCTGCACTGGGATTTTTTAATTCCGAATGGGTAGGACTGAAGCACTTCAGGTACATGTGGGAAAATGATTATTTCCTGCAAATTACGTGGAACACGCTATTTTTTGCCTGTACGAAGATTGTCATGAATCTGATCATTCCGTTTATTTTTGCCTTATTGCTTAACGAGGTACGGAAGATGGCACTGAAAAGAACGATTCAAACGCTCGTGTATCTTCCACACTTTCTGTCTTGGGTTACGTTGTCAGGCATTCTGATCGACATTCTGGCCCAGACGGGTATTGTCAATCAGTTCCTGGTTTCGGTATTCGGCATCAAGCCGATCTTCTTCCTCGGGGATGGCAGCTGGTTCCGATTCACGATTATTGCGAGTGATGTCTGGAAAGAGTTTGGATTCAACACAATCATCTTCCTCGCGGCACTGTCCGGCATTAACCCTGCACTTTATGAAGCGGCTGAAGTGGATGGGGCAGGACGCTGGAAGCAAACGATGTATATTACCATCCCGGCACTGATTCCCATTGGGATCGTGATCGCAACACTGGCACTGGGTAATGTGCTTAACGCCAACTTTGACCAGATCTTTAACTTATATAGTCCGTTGATTTACCAACAAGGAGATATTATCGATACGTTTGTGTATAGAGAAGGTCTGCTTAGTGGGCAGTTCAGTTTCGCTACCGCTGTGAATCTGTTCAAATCGGTCATCAGCCTGATCCTGATTGTGATCTCGTACCGACTGGCTTACCGATTCGCCGGATATCGAATTTTCTAG
- a CDS encoding carbohydrate ABC transporter permease produces the protein MYHKTMPYRIFSIFNNVFLTILSLLCLLPLYHLLMVSLSASAPANAGLVTFWPIGFTLEAYAKTFANTNFLSSLWVSVERTVLGTGLALIVNTLAAYALSKETRVFRARNIYLWYFVITMLFSGGLIPGYILILKLGLMNTLLALILPGLVAVFNIILLLNFFRTVPKDLEEAAFIDGAGHLQTFIKIYLPVSVPVIATVSLFMMVGHWNAYFDGIIYIRDAEKLPLATFMQTIIVQADMSKLDPEAVANLSQRTIRASQIFISALPILLVYPFLQRYFVTGIVVGAVKE, from the coding sequence ATGTATCATAAAACGATGCCTTACCGCATATTCAGCATATTCAACAATGTGTTCCTGACCATCCTTTCACTGCTCTGCTTGCTGCCTTTGTATCACTTACTCATGGTATCACTTAGCGCATCTGCACCTGCAAATGCGGGTCTCGTAACATTTTGGCCGATTGGATTCACACTGGAGGCGTATGCGAAGACATTTGCCAATACCAACTTCCTCTCCTCCTTATGGGTATCTGTGGAGCGGACGGTGCTCGGTACTGGACTTGCGTTAATCGTTAATACGCTTGCAGCCTATGCGCTTTCCAAAGAGACGCGGGTGTTCCGCGCACGTAACATCTATCTGTGGTATTTTGTCATCACGATGCTGTTCAGCGGTGGCCTCATTCCGGGATATATCCTGATTCTGAAGCTGGGACTGATGAACACATTGCTGGCCTTGATCCTGCCGGGATTGGTTGCGGTGTTCAACATTATTCTGTTGCTCAATTTCTTCCGTACCGTTCCGAAGGACCTGGAAGAAGCTGCATTTATCGATGGTGCAGGTCACTTGCAGACGTTTATCAAAATCTATCTGCCTGTCTCCGTACCCGTTATTGCAACGGTCTCGCTCTTCATGATGGTTGGGCATTGGAACGCATATTTTGACGGGATCATCTACATCCGTGATGCAGAAAAACTGCCACTCGCGACATTCATGCAGACGATCATCGTGCAGGCCGACATGTCGAAGCTTGATCCGGAAGCAGTTGCGAACCTGTCCCAACGGACCATTCGGGCTTCGCAGATCTTTATCAGCGCACTGCCGATCCTGCTTGTGTATCCGTTCCTGCAACGGTACTTTGTAACCGGGATCGTGGTTGGTGCTGTTAAGGAGTAG